One genomic region from Anopheles bellator chromosome 2, idAnoBellAS_SP24_06.2, whole genome shotgun sequence encodes:
- the LOC131212961 gene encoding uncharacterized protein LOC131212961 has translation MLGPTKWRLLTIVAGILLAHAIESPHSRPSNKLNARGPATRSFAGPELGGLRIEQLGPWRGAGTGQSRPVRNLLVPHQLFSQVDNIRYVDSRSTNSRNLPGTFGAFRFDDQGGQQRRPKMRRSDETVDGGQQEPAPEQGYYDGYSNASRPQPRQHRYKIIPISYFYQEEAAPGPGELKPLGPSYPPKETADDEPAHGSAQPPAPGEEDSGYSRSDTPVIGARRSGIQFPGPLKAAGGFTPQGYSEESLTLGDNLGIFQQPVSTADEYGPPEAGPELGTFEGGSIGRGQTRTASDPDPDFTRSLYANRYFRDFGRPPAIDLRPAESLARPSRLLREPGGPFRDDQVTKFGDVGGPITAIQQPRPGPFGPDGGNFRAFEPPGGYYTDSPYQQQQQQQVVAGAPNRPPYFPAKLYSEPTQKIYQPLWKTRSPRVVFPQGDLSGPSGFGVDNVVFRDQNFGLNELAAIQDVRNEFNQDDINDEPAASSKDRVGDIRRGVRSELQCQHEGGTCEFFLLCWMSGGLLQGSCGGMLKGCCHRTAKSANIGIDASTAVDLTNVPTIEYGPVQNDPSCGISLAKQTAQRRIVGGDDAGFGSFPWQAYIRIGSSRSMLSRCGGSLISRRHVVTAGHCVARATPRQVHVTLGDYVINSAVEPLPAYTFGVRTINVHPYFKFTPQADRFDVAVLTLERTVHFMPHIAPICLPEKNEDFLGKFGWAAGWGALNPGSRLRPKTLQAVDVPVLDNRVCERWHRSNGINVVIYPEMLCAGYRGGGKDSCQGDSGGPLMHEKTGRWYLIGIVSAGYSCATRGQPGIYHRVANTVDWISHITQIST, from the exons ATGTTAGGGCCCACCAAATGGAGACTGCTCACGATCGTGGCCGGGATACTGTTGGCGCACGCGATCGAATCACCCCACAGTCGGCCGAGTAACAAGCTGAACGCTCGCGGACCGGCCACCCGATCGTTCGCCGGCCCGGAGCTGGGTGGGCTGAGGATCGAGCAGCTCGGTCCGTGGCGGGGGGCCGGCACGGGCCAGAGTCGGCCGGTGCGGAACCTGCTCGTGCCACATCAGCTGTTCTCGCAGGTCGACAACATTCGCTACGTCGACAGCCGGTCGACCAACAGCCGGAACCTGCCCGGGACGTTCGGAGCGTTCCGGTTCGACGACCAAGGGGGGCAGCAGCGACGGCCGAAGATGCGCCGCTCGGATGAGACGGTCGATGGTGGGCAGcaggaaccggcaccggagcagGGTTACTACGACGGTTACTCGAACGCGAGCCGGCCACAGCCACGGCAGCACCGGTACAAGATCATTCCGATCAGTTACTTCTACCAGGAGGAggccgccccggggccgggtgaaCTGAAGCCCCTTGGGCCGAGCTACCCACCGAAGGAGACGGCTGACGATGAACCGGCTCATGGGTCGGCTCAGCCACCGGCACCTGGCGAAGAGGACAGCGGGTACTCTCGCTCCGATACACCCGTCATCGGGGCGCGTCGATCCGGGATCCAGTTCCCGGGACCACTGAAGGCTGCGGGTGGGTTCACGCCGCAAGGTTACAGCGAGGAAAGCCTGACGCTCGGCGACAATCTGGGCATCTTCCAGCAGCCCGTCAGCACGGCCGATGAGtacgggccaccggaagcgggtcCGGAGCTGGGGACGTTCGAAGGGGGATCGATCGGTCGCGGTCAGACTCGGACCGCCAGCGACCCGGATCCGGACTTTACGCGCAGCCTGTACGCCAACCGATATTTCCGCGATTTCGGCCGGCCCCCAGCGATCGACCTGAGGCCGGCAGAGTCATTGGCCCGGCCCTCGAGGCTcctccgggaaccgggcgGCCCGTTCCGGGACGATCAGGTGACTAAGTTCGGGGATGTCGGAGGACCGATCACAGCCATCCAGCAGCCACGGCCGGGGCCCTTCGGGCCGGACGGTGGAAACTTCCGGGCGTTCGAGCCACCCGGTGGCTACTACACCGACAGTCCgtaccaacagcagcagcaacagcaggtgGTGGCGGGGGCCCCGAACCGGCCACCGTACTTCCCGGCCAAGCTGTACAGTGAGCCGACCCAGAAGATTTACCAGCCACTGTGGAAAACCCGATCGCCGCGGGTTGTCTTCCCGCAGGGTGACCTGTCCGGGCCGTCCGGGTTCGGGGTGGACAATGTGGTGTTCAG GGACCAGAACTTTGGCCTCAACGAGCTGGCCGCCATCCAGGACGTGAGGAACGAGTTCAACCAGGACGACATCAACGACGAGCCGGCGGCGAGCAGCAAAGACCGTG TCGGTGACATTCGGCGCGGGGTCCGCTCGGAGCTGCAGTGCCAGCACGAGGGCGGCACGTGCGAGTTCTTCCTGCTCTGCTGGATGTCCGGCGGGCTGCTGCAGGGCTCGTGCGGCGGAATGCTGAAgggctgctgccaccggacgGCCAAGTCGGCCAACATCGGCATCGACGCGAGCACGGCCGTCGACCTGACGAACGTCCCCACCATCGAGTACGGTCCGGTACAGAACGATCCCA GTTGCGGAATATCGCTGGCGAAGCAGACGGCCCAGCGGCGCATCGTTGGCGGAGATGATGCCGGATTCGGATCGTTCCCGTGGCAGGCTTACATCCGGATAGGATCCTCGAG GTCTATGCTTTCCAGATGCGGGGGCTCGCTGATCTCGCGGCGCCACGTGGTGACCGCCGGGCACTGCGTGGCGCGGGCGACCCCGCGGCAGGTGCACGTGACCCTCGGCGACTACGTGATCAACTCGGCGGTCGAACCCCTGCCGGCCTACACGTTCGGCGTGCGGACGATCAACGTGCACCCGTACTTCAAATTCACCCCCCAAGCGGACCGGTTCGACGTGGCCGTCCTGACGCTGGAGCGAACCGTGCACTTTATGCCCCACATCG CCCCCATCTGTCTGCCGGAGAAGAACGAAGATTTCCTCGGCAAGTTCGGGTGGGCGGCCGGCTGGGGTGCCCTCAATCCGGGTTCGCGGCTACGGCCCAAAACTCTGCAGGCTGTGGACGTGCCGGTGCTGGACAATCG GGTTTGTGAACGGTGGCATCGCTCGAACGGCATCAACGTGGTGATCTATCCGGAGATGCTGTGCGCCGGTTACCGGGGCGGCGGCAAGGACTCCTGCCAGGgcgattccggtggcccgttGATGCACGAAAAAACCGGCCGATGGTATCTGATCG GTATTGTGTCCGCCGGATATTCCTGTGCCACCCGCGGCCAACCGGGGATCTACCATCGGGTCGCGAACACGGTCGACTGGATATCGCACATCACGCAAATCTCCACGTAG